The Mycolicibacterium monacense genome contains the following window.
GATCCGCCGGATGCATCGAAGAGCCGATCGGCCGCACGCACCGCCAACCGGGTGATGTAAGCCTGATTGCTCCGCCAGCCCGCCATCTCGTCCGGCGTTGTCGGGTCGGTGGAGTTGGCGCGCGAATCCATAGCCCGCCAGTCACTTTCGAGTAGGGACCGGGCGGCATCGAGCTCATGGGTGGATTCGGCCAGGCGCATCAGAGCCGGCGCGGTCTCTCCGACCTTCGCGCCGGTGTACGCGCGGACCCTGGTCGACAGCCGCGCGTGGTAGAGATCGCGCAACGCCTCGCTGGCGCCGAGGTTCACAGCGGAGAAGTTCAGCGCGAAGACCGGTTGCCAGGGCAACCGGTAGACCGGTGCGTCATGGGTGCCGAATCCCGTCGCAGTCCCGATGTTGAGGCTGATCAGCGTTTCCAGACGATACTCGGGCACGAAGACATCTTTGATCGAGATGTCCTGGCTGCCCGTGCCTTTCAAGCCCATGGCGAACCAGGTGTCTTTGATCTCGAAGTCGCTGCGCGGAACGATGGCAAAATGCGGCTCAGGCGCTTCGCTCGACCCGGGCATCATCATTCCGACGATGATCCAGTGCGCATGCTCGGAGCCGCTGGACCAGCTGAAGTCGCCGGTCAAGCGGATACCGCCGTCGACTTTCGTCGGCCGACCCATCGGGGCGACCGATGAGCAGATCAAAGTGTCCGGGTCGGACCCCCACACCTCTTCCTGCAGCACGGGGCTGTAATTCGCGACCGTGTGGGCGTGGACAGCCATCAGGCCGCACGCCCACGCGGTGGACGGGCAGGCGGTGGCGAGCACACGGGTGGCCTCACCGAATTCGGACGGCAAGACCGACAGACCGTCGTACTTGGCGGGCACGAAGGCGCGGAAGAATCCGATCTCCCGCAGCGCGTCGACGTTCTGCACCGGAACCTTGCGGATCCGTTCTGCTTCGTCGGCACGGGCCGAGATGCCCGGCAGGATGTCTCGCACGCGATCGGCGAGGGTGCTGGTTCGTTGAGTGGTCACGGTCATGGCGAAAACCTTTCCAAGGCTTGTGGTGTCGCGAGGGGTCGAGGGGTCAGGAGGCGGCCAACAAGGCCCAGCCAGTGAACAGAAGCACGGTGAGGGGAATGAAGACGGCCAGGTTCCGGTCAATCGAGCGGCCGCCGGGCAACGCGATAGATGGCCATCCGTTGGTGTCGTTGAGCTTCCCGTCATAGAGGCGCATGGTGGCCGCAGCGGTGAAAAAGCCACCGTAGATGCACAGGGCGAGGGCGGCGACGAGGTGAGCCCGTAGCTGCTGGCCGTCGCCGGGGATCCACAGCAGACCAAGGGAAATGATTCCGATCCCGACATAGCTGCACACCTGCCACACCACGTGATAGCGGGCGTGTCCCGTCCACAATGGGTTGGTGGCGTGGGTCTTGTTGAAGTCGGCCAGCACGGGGATGAGGCTGTAGCCCAAGATCACGATGGTCAGGACGACCAGGGAAGTGGTGAACAAGTGTCAGTGCCTTCCTGTGGGGAGCTTCGGCGGTTCACCGAAAAGAACGGTGACGGTTCGGCGTCGGAACAACCACGAACCGTCTTCGCCACGCACGTATTCGTCGTCGTAGTCGGCGACGATCACCGGCGACAGTGGATGCGGCGGCACGCCGTTGGCGGCATGCAGACTCAGAACGCAGGTACCGCGAACACTGTCACCGTCGACATCACGCAGTCGCAGGTTGGTGAAGAGGTGTCGTGAGGTGCGGGGCCCTGCCGCGTGCCGGCGTCGGTAGAACTCCTCGATCTCCGATCGGCCGCTCAACGAGACCGGCCCCATCTCGTATTCGCCGTCATGGGTGAACAACTCGGCGACGCCGCGGCCGGACTCGTGGTCGATCAGCCAGGCGAACTCGGCGACAAGGGTCTCGATCGAAGGCCGGATCGCCATGAGCGCTTCATCGTGCGACATAAAGTTACTTTATCATCCAATAAAGTTTTTACAAGAGGTTTCGACACCCGGTCCGAAGTCACCCGGGTCGGGACGGCGGCGGACGTCGGTGATCGACCTGCCTCAGCGAGTAGGCATTACGAGGTCACAGATCAGGCGTAGGGGAAACGAACGTTCGTCGACGCGTGACGCGGGGGCGTACGAGCATGCTGCGATCAGCCGTAAGCCTCTGTTGTCGAGGCGTTTGGTCGAATCGACCCGACGCGGAGGCGGGGCCGGTGTTCGATCCCGCCATATTCTCGCGATACGCAGCAGCGAATCCGTGGAATGTTGCAGGGGGAGAGGCGCGGACTGCTGACCAGATCGCCACCAGCGAGGTCGTCGAGGGACTACTTCCGGGAGTTGCCGGACGCCGCCAACCATCCGGTGTCCACGCCCACCGCGTTGTGACGGTTCACGCGACACTGCTGACGATCGCGATGACCAGCCCGCCCAGGGTCAGCACCCCGACCATCACCGCGGCGGCGATCGCCCGGCCCCGTCGGTGCCGGCGCACGTCGTAGATCGCCACCGCGATGCCGGCGAAGATCAACCCGGCATAGGCCGCCAACCCCACCGTCAGCGCCGCCGTCGACGCGGCGCTAGCCAGGGTCATGTCGTGCACGCCGTGAGCCTACGGCGCGAATGGAAGCACCCCCCGACTGTCAGCTCGGATCGGACCCAAAGCTGCACATCGCATGGCGGGCGGAGTGATCTACACCCTGCGCGGCGAATTCCTCCTTCGCAGCAGCGCGCAAGGCATCGACGTTGCGTTGCGCATCAGCTCTGGGCACGGGCGGATCCTCGATTGGGTGTAGCACCTCGGGCTCAGACGTTCACTTCAATGGCTCGGGCGTGAAGGTGACGTCGACACCGCCCAGAGTCATCGTCACCTGACCTTCCATCACCATCACTTGCGCCGCGACCCGTCGATCGACAGTCTGAGCCAGTTGCTGCACCGGCTCATGCGGTATCTGCACCACAGACAGGTTCGGCAGTCCCGCCACCTTGGGGCCGACGGTGCGCCACCAGGTGGCCACTCCGGCGGCGAACGGGAACAGCACCACCTGGTCGGCCTGGCTGGCCGCCTTGCCCAAGGCGCGCCCATCGGGCTGGCCAACGTTGATCCACTCCAGGGTCCGACCCGCGTAGTCCGCGAGCCGCAAGTCCGGTACGCCAGGGGTGGACAGGCCTGCCCCGAACGCCAATTCTCCGTCGACGTCGCCGAGCCGGTGTGCGCGCAGCCCAAATGCCAACAACCGCACCACCATCCGCTCGTCGGTCTCACTGGGATGACGTGCCACGGTCAGCGCGTGATCAGCGTAGTAACCATGATCGACATCGGAGACGCCGAGTTCGACTTTGAACACTGTTGCAGAAAGAGCCACGACATATTGTCCACCCAGGTGGTGTTCCTCGAGCAGTCAGGCCGCACGGAGCGGTCAGGCCCGTCCGTCAGTTCCGGTGGCCGACTAACGGCAGAGCAACTCGTTGAGGTCGAGCGGGCAATGATGGCGTTCCTCGGCTTGCACGATGTATGTATGAGGGGGCCCTCCAAGCCCTACGCGCAAGCCGCTACGGCAGGGCCGCGTAAATTCCTTGAGAGCAATCCGCCACCCAACGCACCATCCAGCGAAGGCCATCATGTCCGAGGACCAGAACACAGACGTTCCACCGAATCACCTCTCCATCGATCCGCGCAGCGCTTTCTATAGCGAAGAGGTGCTTCGCCGCGATGTGGGTATTCGCTTCAATGGCACCGAAAGAACCAATGTTCATGAATACAACGTGGCCGAGGGTTGGGTGCGTGTTGAAGTCCCTACCGCGAAGGATCGCCACGGAAATCCTATGGTCGTCAAGCTCAGCGGCACAGTTGAGCCCTATTTCCGGGGACCGGAATAGCGGACGCCCAGCCGCTACGGCGAGTCCCGCCATATCTCGGCACGGCCGCGCTTTCAGGAGGCGGCCCCAGCGTTAAGTTGACATAATGTGGCTTATCGGTAGTTCGTTAAGAAGTAGGTAGCGTGGTGGCGCGCCACAGTGCCTCGCCTGCTGTCCGATCCGGAACTAGTTGGGAGTAATCCGGGAAAACCTGGTAGCTGTCCGATTTCCCGCCCTCCGTTCCAGGACTATCTGACAGTGACACCCGCCCAGGTCCCTGCCCGTGCACCTGCGGATCTTCGGCCCGCGTAACCATGGCGCTGAGCCGGAATCCATGACCTATCTGACAGCGCCGGACGGGACGATCGACAGTCCAGAACTACCTGACAGCGGCGGACACTCCGCGCCGTCGAGGCCCAGCGGGAATCGTCCAATTCGTCACTGTGACGTTACATAGGTGGTACAGCGCCCCCTGTTCGCACAGGCTGGAGCCGCTTAACACCCAATAATATGGATAACGTTGATTATCCATCTTTCATCTGCGAGGCTGACCGTGTGTCGCATGAGACCGATCCCGGCTACTCCGTCATCGAAGGCGTTGTTGAAGCTGGTGCCGTCGCGCCGGCCGTCGATGAGATCCCCGAGTGGTTCCGGCAGTTCTTGGATCACCGGCAGGCAAGTAAACCCTCGGCGCACACCATGAAGGCCTATCGCCGCGACTTCGTCGCCATTGCCAATCTGCTTACCGGTGGTGAGCCGGCCCGTCTCAGTCCAGCTGACATAACTCGCGATTCGATGCGGGCTGCGTTCGCGGCGTTTGCAGCCGACCACGAGGCGGCATCGATCCGACGCTGCTGGTCAACCTGGAATGTGTTGTGCACCTTCCTCTATACCAACGAACTTTTGGCGGCCAACCCCATGCAGCTCGTTGGACGACCGAAGCTGAAGAAGCCGCTGCCGAAAGCGCTCCCCCGAACCGCTGTGGAAGCATTGCTCTCTGCTGTCACGCAGGAGTCCAATACTCGCCGAACAGATTGGAAAGAAAGAGATCTCGCGCTCATCCTCACTACACTCCTCGCGGGACTGCGGGCCGAAGAACTGCGCCTGGTCGATGTTGGCGACATACGAACGCTCGACGACGGCTCCGCAGTGATCAACGTGAAAGGCAAAGGCGGCAAGGAACGCAACGTCCCCATCGAGGCAGCCCTGCTGGAGATGATCGGAACCTATATGGATAGTCGTGCCGGACGGTTTCCTCAGAGCAAGAAGCGCACATCGTCGCCGACGAGTAGACCATTGTCGGGCTGGCCGCATTCCGCCCCGCTGTTCGTCGGTCGGGACGGTGAACGGATGACGCGGGGCACCCTACAGTCACGTATCAAGCGCGCGTTCAAACGCGCAGGACCGGACGCGCGCCCCGTACCCGGCGCCTTGGTGCACGGACTTCGCCATACCTATGCAACTGAGCTCGCGACCTCGAATGTCAGCGTCTACACACTGATGAAACTCCTCGGACATGAGTCGATGACGACATCGCAGCGTTACGTTACGGCGGCGGGGATTGAAACACGAAGTGCAGCAGCGCAAAATCAGCTTTACTCCCTATTGACCGAACAACGGGAGGACGATGGGACCAGCTGAGAACGAAGCGATCCATGTGCCCCAAGGACGAAGGAA
Protein-coding sequences here:
- a CDS encoding flavin-dependent monooxygenase, with the protein product MTVTTQRTSTLADRVRDILPGISARADEAERIRKVPVQNVDALREIGFFRAFVPAKYDGLSVLPSEFGEATRVLATACPSTAWACGLMAVHAHTVANYSPVLQEEVWGSDPDTLICSSVAPMGRPTKVDGGIRLTGDFSWSSGSEHAHWIIVGMMMPGSSEAPEPHFAIVPRSDFEIKDTWFAMGLKGTGSQDISIKDVFVPEYRLETLISLNIGTATGFGTHDAPVYRLPWQPVFALNFSAVNLGASEALRDLYHARLSTRVRAYTGAKVGETAPALMRLAESTHELDAARSLLESDWRAMDSRANSTDPTTPDEMAGWRSNQAYITRLAVRAADRLFDASGGSAVRDENPMQRYWRDLHTGAAHTYSDYDIAAQVYGAHLAAVQPQEGLF
- a CDS encoding nuclear transport factor 2 family protein; the encoded protein is MSHDEALMAIRPSIETLVAEFAWLIDHESGRGVAELFTHDGEYEMGPVSLSGRSEIEEFYRRRHAAGPRTSRHLFTNLRLRDVDGDSVRGTCVLSLHAANGVPPHPLSPVIVADYDDEYVRGEDGSWLFRRRTVTVLFGEPPKLPTGRH
- a CDS encoding YaeQ family protein, producing MALSATVFKVELGVSDVDHGYYADHALTVARHPSETDERMVVRLLAFGLRAHRLGDVDGELAFGAGLSTPGVPDLRLADYAGRTLEWINVGQPDGRALGKAASQADQVVLFPFAAGVATWWRTVGPKVAGLPNLSVVQIPHEPVQQLAQTVDRRVAAQVMVMEGQVTMTLGGVDVTFTPEPLK
- a CDS encoding DUF3297 family protein; the protein is MSEDQNTDVPPNHLSIDPRSAFYSEEVLRRDVGIRFNGTERTNVHEYNVAEGWVRVEVPTAKDRHGNPMVVKLSGTVEPYFRGPE
- a CDS encoding tyrosine-type recombinase/integrase; this encodes MDNVDYPSFICEADRVSHETDPGYSVIEGVVEAGAVAPAVDEIPEWFRQFLDHRQASKPSAHTMKAYRRDFVAIANLLTGGEPARLSPADITRDSMRAAFAAFAADHEAASIRRCWSTWNVLCTFLYTNELLAANPMQLVGRPKLKKPLPKALPRTAVEALLSAVTQESNTRRTDWKERDLALILTTLLAGLRAEELRLVDVGDIRTLDDGSAVINVKGKGGKERNVPIEAALLEMIGTYMDSRAGRFPQSKKRTSSPTSRPLSGWPHSAPLFVGRDGERMTRGTLQSRIKRAFKRAGPDARPVPGALVHGLRHTYATELATSNVSVYTLMKLLGHESMTTSQRYVTAAGIETRSAAAQNQLYSLLTEQREDDGTS